In one window of Pseudomonas benzenivorans DNA:
- a CDS encoding gamma-glutamylcyclotransferase family protein, whose product MGWYFAYGSNMNPARMQARGLCVREAMAGSLPGYALCFNKRAVDRPGCAYANIRHQRDSVVEGVLYRLAELEEIAKLDPFEGTPIYYSRERLPILTAHGVQPAWVYIANPAFREEGLLPASDYLAHLLAGREYLSEPYWSLLAAWPSQPA is encoded by the coding sequence ATGGGCTGGTACTTCGCCTACGGCTCGAACATGAACCCGGCGCGCATGCAGGCGCGCGGCCTGTGCGTGCGCGAGGCCATGGCAGGCAGCCTGCCGGGCTACGCCCTGTGCTTCAACAAGCGCGCGGTGGATCGCCCCGGCTGCGCCTATGCCAACATCCGCCACCAGCGCGACTCCGTGGTGGAGGGCGTGCTCTATCGCCTGGCCGAGCTGGAGGAGATCGCCAAGCTCGACCCCTTCGAGGGCACGCCGATCTACTACAGTCGCGAGCGCCTGCCGATCCTCACCGCCCATGGCGTGCAGCCGGCCTGGGTGTATATCGCCAACCCGGCCTTCCGCGAGGAGGGGCTGCTGCCGGCCAGCGACTACCTGGCCCATCTGCTGGCGGGGCGCGAGTACCTGTCGGAGCCCTACTGGTCGCTGTTGGCGGCCTGGCCCTCCCAGCCCGCCTGA
- the acnA gene encoding aconitate hydratase AcnA, with translation MPSLDSLNSRRRLAVGDQTYQYFSLPEAAKTLGDLDRLPMSLKVLLENLLRWEDGKTVTGDDLRAMGDWLKSRGSEREIQYRPARVLMQDFTGVPAVVDLAAMRQAMAKAGGDPQKINPLSPVDLVIDHSVMVDKFASQAAFEQNVAMEMQRNGERYAFLRWGQHAFDNFRVVPPGTGICHQVNLEYLGRTVWTKEEDGQLFAFPDTLVGTDSHTTMINGLGVLGWGVGGIEAEAAMLGQPVSMLIPEVIGFKLSGKLKEGITATDLVLTVTQMLRSKGVVGKFVEFYGDGLVDLPLADRATIANMAPEYGATCGFFPVDEITLGYLRLSGRPEQCVKLVEAYCKAQGLWREPGHEPLFSDSMELDMDRVEACLAGPKRPQDRVALSQVSRAFDEFMGLQMKASPKEESRLLNEGGGGAAVGGAEQVGEVDYQHDGQTHRLKDGAVVIAAITSCTNTSNPSVMMAAGLLAKKAIEKGLQRKPWVKSSLAPGSKVVTEYFKAAGLTQYLDELGFDLVGYGCTTCIGNSGPLLEPIERAIQENDLTVASVLSGNRNFEGRVHPLVKTNWLASPPLVVAYALAGSVRMHLGEEPLGHGQDGKPVYLRDIWPSQQEIAEAIQKVDTAMFHKEYAEVFAGDEQWRAIEVPVADTYAWQADSTYIQHPPFFEAIDEAPPHIGDIHQARILALLGDSVTTDHISPAGNIKADSPAGRYLREQGVEPKDFNSYGSRRGNHEVMMRGTFANIRIRNEMLGGEEGGHTLHVPSGEKLAIFDAAMRYQEAGTPLLVVAGKEYGTGSSRDWAAKGTNLLGVKAVIAESFERIHRSNLVGMGVLPLQFKAGQNRKSLELDGRETLSICGLDGVELHPHMNLTVELNRADGSGERFEVLCRIDTLNEVEYFKAGGILHYVLRQLIAGS, from the coding sequence ATGCCTTCCCTCGATAGCCTGAACAGTCGTCGCAGACTCGCAGTCGGCGACCAGACCTACCAGTATTTCAGCCTGCCGGAGGCCGCCAAAACCCTCGGCGACCTCGACAGGCTGCCGATGTCGCTGAAGGTGCTGCTGGAGAACTTGCTGCGCTGGGAAGACGGCAAGACCGTCACGGGCGACGACCTGCGGGCCATGGGCGATTGGCTCAAGAGTCGCGGCTCGGAGCGGGAAATCCAGTACCGGCCGGCCCGGGTGCTGATGCAGGACTTCACCGGGGTGCCGGCGGTGGTCGACCTGGCTGCCATGCGCCAGGCCATGGCCAAGGCCGGCGGCGACCCGCAGAAAATCAACCCGCTGTCGCCGGTCGACCTGGTGATCGACCACTCGGTGATGGTCGACAAGTTCGCCAGCCAGGCCGCCTTCGAACAGAACGTGGCCATGGAGATGCAGCGCAACGGCGAACGCTATGCCTTCCTGCGCTGGGGTCAGCATGCGTTCGACAATTTCCGCGTGGTGCCGCCGGGCACCGGCATCTGCCACCAGGTCAACCTGGAATACCTCGGCCGCACCGTCTGGACCAAGGAAGAAGACGGCCAGCTCTTCGCCTTTCCCGACACCCTGGTCGGCACCGACTCGCACACCACCATGATCAACGGCCTCGGCGTACTCGGCTGGGGGGTGGGCGGCATCGAGGCGGAGGCGGCCATGCTCGGCCAACCGGTGTCGATGCTGATTCCCGAGGTGATCGGCTTCAAGCTCAGCGGCAAGCTCAAGGAGGGCATCACCGCCACCGACCTGGTGCTGACCGTGACCCAGATGCTGCGCAGCAAGGGCGTGGTCGGCAAGTTCGTCGAGTTCTACGGCGACGGCCTGGTCGACCTGCCGCTGGCCGACCGCGCCACCATCGCCAACATGGCCCCGGAATATGGCGCGACCTGCGGCTTCTTCCCGGTCGACGAGATCACCCTCGGCTATCTACGCCTGTCCGGGCGCCCGGAACAGTGCGTCAAGCTGGTCGAGGCCTACTGCAAGGCCCAGGGCCTGTGGCGCGAGCCCGGCCACGAGCCGCTGTTCAGCGACAGCATGGAACTGGACATGGACCGGGTCGAGGCCTGCCTGGCGGGACCCAAGCGCCCCCAGGACCGGGTGGCCCTGTCCCAGGTCAGCCGGGCCTTCGATGAGTTCATGGGGCTGCAAATGAAAGCCAGCCCCAAGGAGGAGAGCCGCCTGCTCAACGAGGGCGGCGGTGGCGCCGCGGTGGGTGGCGCCGAGCAGGTCGGCGAGGTCGACTATCAGCACGATGGCCAGACCCACCGCTTGAAGGACGGCGCGGTGGTGATCGCCGCCATCACCTCCTGCACCAACACCTCCAACCCCAGCGTGATGATGGCCGCCGGCTTGCTGGCCAAGAAGGCCATCGAGAAAGGCCTGCAACGCAAACCCTGGGTGAAGAGTTCCCTGGCCCCTGGCTCCAAGGTGGTGACCGAGTACTTCAAGGCCGCCGGTCTGACCCAATACCTGGACGAGCTCGGTTTCGACCTGGTCGGCTACGGCTGCACCACCTGCATCGGCAACTCAGGACCGCTGCTCGAGCCCATCGAGCGGGCCATCCAGGAAAACGACCTGACCGTGGCCTCGGTGCTGTCCGGCAACCGCAACTTCGAGGGCCGCGTGCACCCCCTGGTGAAGACCAACTGGCTGGCCTCCCCGCCCCTGGTGGTGGCCTACGCCCTGGCCGGCAGCGTGCGCATGCACCTGGGCGAGGAGCCGCTGGGCCATGGCCAGGATGGCAAGCCGGTCTATCTGCGCGATATCTGGCCCAGCCAGCAGGAAATCGCCGAGGCGATCCAGAAGGTCGACACGGCGATGTTTCATAAGGAATATGCCGAGGTGTTCGCTGGCGACGAACAGTGGCGAGCCATCGAGGTGCCGGTCGCCGACACCTACGCCTGGCAGGCCGACTCCACCTACATCCAGCACCCACCGTTCTTCGAGGCAATCGACGAGGCGCCGCCGCATATCGGCGACATCCACCAGGCGCGCATCCTCGCCCTGCTCGGCGACTCGGTGACCACCGACCACATCTCCCCCGCCGGCAACATCAAGGCCGACAGCCCGGCCGGCCGCTACCTGCGCGAACAGGGCGTGGAGCCCAAGGACTTCAACTCCTACGGCTCGCGCCGCGGCAATCACGAGGTGATGATGCGCGGCACCTTCGCCAACATCCGCATCAGGAACGAGATGCTCGGCGGCGAGGAAGGCGGCCACACCCTGCATGTGCCCAGCGGCGAAAAGCTGGCGATCTTCGACGCGGCGATGCGCTACCAGGAAGCCGGTACGCCGCTTCTGGTCGTCGCCGGCAAGGAATACGGTACCGGTTCTTCCCGCGACTGGGCGGCCAAGGGCACCAACCTGCTCGGGGTCAAGGCGGTGATCGCCGAGAGCTTCGAGCGCATTCACCGCTCCAACCTGGTCGGCATGGGCGTGTTGCCCCTGCAGTTCAAGGCCGGCCAGAACCGCAAGAGCCTGGAGCTGGATGGCAGGGAGACCCTGAGCATCTGCGGCCTGGACGGCGTCGAACTGCACCCGCACATGAACCTGACGGTCGAACTCAACCGCGCCGACGGCTCCGGCGAGCGCTTCGAGGTGCTGTGCCGCATCGACACCCTCAACGAGGTGGAGTACTTCAAGGCTGGCGGCATCCTGCACTATGTGCTGCGGCAACTGATCGCCGGCAGCTGA
- a CDS encoding DinB family protein, whose protein sequence is MNLQPHLALLARYNRWMNLRLYEACGQLPPEALAADRGAYFGSILGTLNHILVGDRVWLQRFAEHPSGKASLAPVTALAKPATLDQLLFRDFAELCVHRRWLDELICAWIDLLSEDDLDDCLAYRNMKGVPARRPFASLLLHFFNHQTHHRGQATTLLHQAGQDVGVTDLLALIPDDDLA, encoded by the coding sequence ATGAACCTGCAACCGCACCTGGCCCTATTGGCGCGCTACAACCGGTGGATGAACCTCCGGCTCTATGAGGCCTGCGGGCAACTGCCGCCTGAGGCCCTGGCCGCAGATAGAGGGGCGTACTTCGGGTCGATACTCGGCACGCTCAACCATATCCTGGTAGGCGACAGGGTCTGGCTGCAACGCTTTGCCGAGCACCCCTCCGGCAAGGCGAGCCTGGCCCCGGTGACCGCCCTGGCCAAGCCGGCCACGCTCGATCAGCTGCTGTTCCGCGACTTTGCCGAACTCTGCGTCCACCGCCGCTGGCTGGACGAGCTGATTTGCGCGTGGATCGACTTGCTGAGCGAGGACGACCTCGATGACTGCCTCGCCTACCGCAACATGAAAGGCGTGCCCGCCCGCCGCCCTTTCGCCAGTTTGCTGCTGCATTTCTTCAATCACCAAACCCATCATCGCGGCCAGGCGACCACCCTCCTGCACCAGGCCGGGCAGGATGTCGGCGTCACCGATCTGCTGGCCCTAATCCCGGACGACGATCTCGCCTAG
- the tusA gene encoding sulfurtransferase TusA → MSLRSDAIHDDLLDATGLNCPEPVMMLHNKVRDLPAGGLLKVIATDPSTRRDIPKFCVFLGHELLEQAEEAGTYLYWIRKKVD, encoded by the coding sequence ATGTCCCTGCGAAGCGATGCCATTCACGACGACCTGCTCGATGCCACCGGGCTGAACTGCCCCGAGCCGGTGATGATGCTGCACAACAAGGTGCGCGACCTGCCGGCCGGCGGCCTGCTCAAGGTGATCGCCACCGACCCCTCGACCCGCCGCGATATCCCCAAGTTCTGTGTGTTCCTCGGCCACGAGTTGCTGGAGCAGGCGGAAGAGGCCGGCACCTACCTGTACTGGATCCGCAAGAAGGTCGACTGA
- a CDS encoding methyl-accepting chemotaxis protein: MRNNQPVTQRERSFPAQQRLISTTNAKGQITYCNETFIEISGFSRDELIGAPHNLVRHPDVPPAVFEHMWQTLKQGKPWMGIVKNRCKNGDHYWVNAYVTPVSEKGQLVGYESVRIKPTAEQVRRAEKLYQRINSGKSAIPSRDRWLPVLQDWLPFILVSQIGFLIGAWLDSSWGFLLAALLSIPLGLAGLNWQQRGIKRLLQLAEQTTSDPLIAQMYTDSRGAQGRLELSMLSQDARMRTCLTRLQDSAENLARQAQRADTLAQNSSAGLERQRQETEQVATAVNEMAATTLEVASNVARTAIATQEANRLTSEGRNIAAETREAIQRLSLSVGETGETVTRLAQDSNEIGGVVDVIKGIADQTNLLALNAAIEAARAGEMGRGFAVVADEVRSLAQRTAESTGQIHQLIAKLQRTAEEAVMTMEIGRKQADDGVDSVQKADQALAGISDAVANIADMANQIAAAAEEQSAVADEINQNITTIAHLADQTAGEAQSTAQLSGELTATAQGQYSLVERFNR; the protein is encoded by the coding sequence ATGCGCAATAATCAGCCCGTTACCCAACGTGAACGCAGTTTCCCGGCCCAGCAGCGCCTGATCTCCACCACCAATGCCAAGGGCCAGATCACCTACTGCAACGAGACCTTCATCGAGATCAGCGGCTTCAGCCGCGACGAGCTGATCGGCGCGCCCCACAACCTGGTGCGGCACCCGGACGTACCGCCTGCGGTATTCGAGCACATGTGGCAGACCCTGAAACAGGGCAAGCCATGGATGGGCATCGTCAAGAACCGCTGCAAGAACGGCGACCACTACTGGGTCAACGCCTACGTCACCCCGGTGTCGGAGAAGGGCCAACTGGTCGGCTACGAGTCGGTGCGGATCAAGCCCACTGCCGAGCAGGTACGCCGCGCCGAAAAGCTCTACCAGCGCATCAATTCCGGCAAGTCGGCGATCCCCAGCCGTGACCGCTGGCTACCGGTGCTGCAGGATTGGCTGCCGTTCATTCTGGTCAGCCAGATCGGCTTCCTGATCGGCGCCTGGCTCGACTCCAGTTGGGGCTTCCTGCTGGCCGCCCTGCTCTCGATCCCCCTCGGCCTGGCCGGCCTGAACTGGCAGCAACGCGGCATCAAACGCCTGCTGCAACTGGCCGAGCAGACCACCTCCGACCCGCTGATCGCGCAGATGTATACCGACAGCCGAGGCGCCCAGGGTCGCCTGGAACTGTCCATGCTCAGCCAGGATGCGCGCATGAGAACCTGCCTGACCCGCCTGCAGGACAGCGCCGAAAACCTGGCCCGACAGGCGCAGCGCGCCGACACCCTGGCCCAGAACAGTTCGGCCGGCCTGGAGCGTCAGCGCCAGGAAACCGAGCAGGTCGCCACCGCGGTCAACGAGATGGCCGCCACCACCCTGGAGGTGGCGAGCAACGTGGCGCGCACCGCGATCGCCACCCAGGAAGCCAACCGCCTGACCAGCGAGGGCCGCAACATCGCCGCGGAGACTCGCGAAGCGATCCAGCGCCTGTCGCTGTCGGTCGGCGAAACCGGCGAGACCGTCACCCGCCTGGCTCAGGACAGCAACGAAATCGGCGGCGTGGTCGATGTGATCAAGGGCATCGCCGACCAGACCAACCTGCTGGCCCTCAACGCCGCCATCGAGGCTGCCCGCGCCGGCGAAATGGGCCGCGGCTTCGCGGTGGTGGCGGACGAAGTGCGCTCCCTGGCGCAGCGCACCGCCGAGTCCACCGGACAGATTCACCAGTTGATCGCCAAGCTGCAGCGCACCGCGGAAGAGGCGGTGATGACTATGGAAATCGGCCGCAAGCAGGCCGACGACGGCGTCGACAGCGTGCAGAAGGCCGACCAGGCCCTGGCCGGGATCAGCGACGCGGTGGCCAACATCGCCGACATGGCCAACCAGATCGCCGCCGCCGCCGAGGAACAGAGCGCGGTAGCCGATGAGATCAACCAGAACATCACCACCATCGCCCACCTGGCCGATCAGACCGCCGGAGAAGCGCAGAGCACCGCCCAGCTCAGCGGCGAGCTCACGGCCACCGCCCAAGGCCAGTACTCCCTGGTGGAGCGCTTCAACCGCTGA
- a CDS encoding GNAT family N-acetyltransferase, with the protein MDIRLDDLSGPEIADFLEQHLQDMRSVSPPESKHALDINDLKRPDILFWTAWLDLELVGCGAIKKLDAEHGEIKSMRTSPAHRGRGIASSLLTHILHEARQRGFRRISLETGAMPFFAPACSLYRQHGFTFCPPFADYAEDPNSLYMSRML; encoded by the coding sequence ATGGATATACGCTTAGACGACCTCTCGGGCCCGGAGATCGCGGATTTTCTCGAACAGCACCTGCAGGACATGCGTTCGGTATCCCCGCCTGAAAGCAAGCACGCCCTCGACATCAACGATTTGAAGAGGCCCGACATCCTTTTCTGGACTGCCTGGCTCGATCTGGAACTGGTGGGCTGCGGCGCAATCAAGAAGCTCGACGCCGAGCATGGGGAGATCAAGTCGATGCGTACCAGCCCGGCCCATCGTGGCAGGGGCATAGCCTCATCGTTGTTGACCCATATCCTGCATGAGGCCAGGCAGCGCGGTTTCCGCCGCATCAGCCTGGAAACCGGCGCCATGCCGTTCTTCGCGCCGGCCTGCAGCCTCTATCGCCAACATGGCTTCACCTTCTGCCCGCCCTTCGCAGACTACGCAGAAGACCCGAACAGCCTCTACATGAGCCGAATGCTGTGA
- a CDS encoding alpha/beta family hydrolase, producing the protein MSKGQGMGIDGDQCAQGGEGQAWLWNRPVGECRATLILAHGAGAPMDSEFMQQMAERLAARGVAVLRFEFDYMAARRLDGKKRPPNPQAKLLEQWRAVHDRVRQQVAGPLAIGGKSMGGRMASLLADEQGADALVCLGYPFHAIGKPDKPRVAHLAELRTPALIVQGERDPMGDRPKVAGYTLSQTIQVHWLTAADHDLKPLKSSGRTHAQHLEAAADAVAAFLTR; encoded by the coding sequence ATGAGCAAAGGGCAGGGCATGGGTATTGACGGGGATCAATGCGCGCAGGGGGGCGAGGGGCAGGCCTGGTTGTGGAATCGGCCCGTGGGCGAGTGCCGGGCGACGCTGATTCTCGCCCATGGCGCCGGCGCGCCGATGGACAGCGAATTCATGCAGCAGATGGCCGAGCGCCTGGCGGCGCGCGGCGTGGCGGTACTGCGCTTCGAGTTCGATTACATGGCCGCAAGGCGCCTGGATGGCAAGAAACGCCCGCCCAACCCCCAGGCCAAGTTGCTGGAGCAGTGGCGCGCGGTGCATGACCGGGTGCGGCAACAGGTCGCGGGGCCGCTGGCCATCGGCGGCAAGTCCATGGGCGGGCGCATGGCCAGCCTGTTGGCCGATGAGCAGGGGGCCGACGCCCTGGTGTGTCTGGGTTATCCCTTCCACGCCATCGGCAAGCCCGACAAGCCGCGGGTCGCGCACCTGGCCGAGTTGCGCACGCCGGCCCTGATCGTCCAGGGCGAGCGCGACCCGATGGGCGACCGCCCGAAGGTGGCTGGCTATACCCTGTCACAGACGATCCAGGTGCATTGGCTGACGGCCGCCGACCACGACCTCAAGCCGCTGAAAAGCTCGGGCCGTACTCACGCCCAGCATCTGGAGGCGGCCGCCGATGCGGTGGCGGCCTTTCTAACACGCTAG
- a CDS encoding MATE family efflux transporter, which yields MPAESRLRRVRTELRSLLILATPIIIAQLAHTAMGFVDTVMAGRVGPRDLAAVALGNSIWVPVFLLMTGVLLATTPKVAQRFGAGQQAAIGPLVRQALWLALAVGGAAAAALWNAEVVLHWMDVEPRLIGPAMAYLRAVACGFPAVALYHVLRCFSDGLGHTRPSMVLGIIGLLLNIPLNYIFIYGKLGLPAMGGVGCGWATALVMGFMLLGMLWWVKWAPYYRPSELFDRFERPQWPVIRRLLAIGLPIGIAVFAESSIFAVIALLIGGLGATVVAGHQIALNFSSLVFMIPYSLGMAVTVRVGQALGRDDPRGARFAAGVGMASALAYACLSASLILLLREPIVGIYSPDPAVIALAAGLIVYAALFQLSDAIQVTAAGALRGYQDTRVTMLLTLFAYWGIGLPIGYALGLSDWLGTPSGPRGLWQGLVVGLTCAAIMLALRLSRSARRRIRAAKLAG from the coding sequence ATGCCTGCCGAATCGCGCCTGCGGCGCGTGCGCACCGAACTGCGCAGCCTGCTGATCCTGGCCACGCCGATCATCATCGCCCAGCTGGCGCACACCGCCATGGGTTTCGTCGACACCGTGATGGCCGGCCGGGTCGGCCCGCGCGACCTGGCCGCGGTGGCCCTGGGCAATTCGATCTGGGTGCCGGTGTTTCTGCTGATGACCGGCGTCCTCCTGGCCACCACGCCGAAGGTCGCCCAGCGCTTCGGCGCCGGCCAGCAGGCCGCCATCGGCCCGCTGGTGCGCCAGGCCCTGTGGCTGGCCCTGGCGGTCGGTGGCGCGGCGGCGGCGGCCTTGTGGAACGCCGAGGTCGTGCTGCACTGGATGGACGTGGAACCGCGCCTGATCGGTCCGGCCATGGCCTACCTGCGCGCGGTGGCCTGCGGCTTCCCGGCGGTGGCGCTGTATCACGTGCTGCGCTGTTTCAGCGACGGCCTGGGTCACACCCGACCGAGCATGGTGCTGGGCATCATCGGCCTGCTGCTGAACATTCCGCTGAACTACATCTTCATCTACGGCAAGCTCGGCCTACCGGCCATGGGCGGTGTCGGCTGTGGCTGGGCCACGGCCCTGGTGATGGGATTCATGCTGCTGGGCATGCTCTGGTGGGTGAAGTGGGCCCCTTACTACCGGCCGAGCGAGCTGTTCGACCGCTTCGAGCGCCCGCAGTGGCCGGTGATCCGTCGCCTGTTGGCGATCGGCCTGCCGATCGGCATCGCGGTGTTCGCCGAATCGAGCATCTTCGCGGTGATCGCCCTGCTGATCGGCGGCCTCGGCGCCACCGTGGTGGCCGGCCACCAGATCGCCCTGAACTTCAGCTCACTGGTGTTCATGATCCCCTATTCCCTGGGCATGGCGGTCACCGTGCGGGTCGGCCAGGCCCTGGGCCGTGACGACCCACGCGGGGCCCGCTTCGCCGCCGGTGTCGGCATGGCCAGCGCGCTGGCCTATGCCTGCCTCTCCGCCAGCCTGATCCTGCTGCTGCGCGAGCCGATCGTAGGGATCTACAGCCCCGACCCGGCGGTGATCGCCCTGGCGGCCGGGCTGATCGTCTATGCCGCGCTGTTCCAACTGTCGGATGCGATACAGGTCACTGCCGCCGGGGCGCTGCGCGGCTATCAGGACACCCGGGTGACCATGCTGCTGACCCTGTTCGCCTACTGGGGCATCGGCCTGCCGATCGGCTACGCCCTGGGCCTGAGCGACTGGCTCGGCACGCCCAGCGGCCCACGCGGACTCTGGCAAGGCCTGGTGGTGGGCCTGACCTGCGCGGCGATCATGTTGGCGCTGCGCCTGAGCCGCAGTGCACGGAGGCGCATCCGGGCGGCTAAGCTGGCAGGATGA
- the rlmM gene encoding 23S rRNA (cytidine(2498)-2'-O)-methyltransferase RlmM translates to MNTLLLHCRPGFEGEVCAEIAEHAGRLQVAGYAKGKPGTAYAEFICSEAGGAERLMSELRFNRLIFPRQWARGSFVELPESDRISVLLAHLADFPSCGSLWLEVLDSNEGKELSNFCKKFEAPLRKALSKAGKLLEDGHKPRLLLTFLSGRQVFVGLAEANNSAQWPMGIPRLKFPREAPSRSTLKLEEAWHTFIPREQWDQRLSDEMTGVDLGAAPGGWTYQLVRRGMLVTAIDNGPMAESLMDTGLVQHLMVDGFTWKPRQPVDWMVCDIVEKPARSAALLETWIGEGLCREAVVNLKLPMKQRYAEVRRLLQRLEEAFAARKIKVSIACKQLYHDREEVTCHLRRLGK, encoded by the coding sequence ATGAATACTTTGTTACTGCACTGCCGCCCCGGTTTCGAGGGCGAGGTCTGTGCGGAGATCGCCGAACACGCCGGCCGCCTGCAGGTGGCCGGCTACGCCAAGGGCAAGCCAGGCACGGCCTATGCCGAATTCATCTGCAGCGAGGCCGGGGGCGCCGAGCGCCTGATGTCCGAGCTGCGGTTCAACCGGCTGATCTTCCCGCGGCAGTGGGCCCGTGGGAGCTTTGTCGAACTGCCGGAGAGTGACCGCATCAGTGTGCTGCTGGCCCACCTGGCGGACTTCCCGAGCTGCGGCAGCCTGTGGCTGGAGGTGCTGGACAGCAACGAGGGCAAGGAGCTGTCGAATTTCTGCAAGAAGTTCGAGGCGCCGCTGCGCAAGGCCTTGAGCAAGGCCGGCAAGTTGCTCGAGGACGGGCACAAGCCACGGCTGCTGCTGACCTTCCTCAGCGGTCGGCAGGTGTTCGTCGGCCTGGCCGAGGCCAATAACTCGGCGCAATGGCCCATGGGCATTCCGCGCCTGAAGTTCCCCCGCGAGGCGCCGAGCCGTTCGACGCTCAAGCTGGAGGAGGCCTGGCACACCTTCATCCCCCGCGAGCAGTGGGATCAGCGCCTGTCGGACGAGATGACCGGCGTCGACCTCGGTGCCGCCCCCGGCGGCTGGACCTACCAGCTGGTACGCCGCGGCATGCTGGTCACCGCCATCGACAACGGCCCCATGGCCGAGAGCCTGATGGATACCGGGCTGGTGCAGCACCTGATGGTCGACGGTTTCACCTGGAAGCCCAGGCAGCCGGTGGACTGGATGGTCTGCGACATAGTGGAGAAGCCCGCGCGCAGCGCCGCCCTGCTGGAGACCTGGATAGGCGAGGGGCTGTGCCGCGAGGCGGTGGTCAACCTCAAGCTGCCGATGAAGCAGCGCTACGCCGAGGTGCGCCGCCTGCTCCAGCGCCTCGAGGAGGCCTTCGCCGCGCGCAAGATCAAGGTGTCGATCGCCTGCAAACAGCTGTATCACGACCGCGAGGAGGTCACCTGCCACCTGCGTCGCCTGGGCAAGTAG
- a CDS encoding DUF3080 family protein: MKSRILVLLALLGLAACGPTDDGLALQTDYLQRLNNAVEGDGFVGFDPAQLLRYRMPPRRQRLISIPETRIGLLELLVDVRHCPALQQQISQRNSSLGKQLQPSNRLGYEGDLLRALQACLDTLQASRTQELQVTLSALAAQKRRQLPAVFWNALNGSPEVERYLRFADQALPVQPAEDTAALDALAQLAALGSALPQRLPPSVAQLDPLFFALHSSDQGGQLITSLASLRHTLEQASLLLEHRLQHRPVCPQGKPTPAGRILQNIFVKFYAGGLQPYLARVHRRGQRWSDSLRRLGEAPQIPAATRGYLLDLAGERESLWQDFQQTNDRHIRAWQQALKSCGLAPGQAGWEGQAANSDQ, translated from the coding sequence ATGAAGTCCAGAATCCTCGTTCTGTTAGCCCTGCTCGGCCTCGCGGCCTGCGGCCCGACCGACGATGGCCTGGCGCTGCAGACCGACTACCTGCAACGTCTGAACAACGCCGTCGAAGGCGACGGCTTCGTCGGCTTCGACCCGGCACAGCTACTGCGCTACCGCATGCCGCCGCGACGCCAACGGCTGATCAGCATCCCCGAGACCCGTATCGGCCTGCTCGAGCTGTTGGTCGATGTACGCCATTGCCCCGCGCTGCAGCAACAGATCAGCCAGCGCAACAGCAGCCTGGGCAAGCAACTGCAGCCCAGCAACCGTCTGGGCTACGAAGGCGACCTGCTCCGCGCCCTGCAGGCCTGCCTCGATACCCTGCAGGCGAGCCGGACGCAGGAGCTGCAGGTCACCCTGAGCGCCCTGGCGGCGCAGAAGCGCCGGCAATTGCCGGCGGTGTTCTGGAATGCCCTGAATGGCAGCCCCGAGGTCGAGCGCTACCTGCGTTTCGCCGACCAGGCCCTGCCCGTGCAGCCCGCCGAGGACACGGCGGCCCTCGATGCCCTGGCGCAGCTGGCGGCCCTCGGCAGTGCCCTGCCGCAGCGCCTGCCACCCTCGGTGGCGCAACTCGACCCACTGTTCTTCGCCCTGCACAGCAGCGACCAGGGCGGTCAGCTGATCACCAGCCTGGCCAGCCTCCGACACACCCTGGAGCAGGCCAGCCTGTTACTGGAGCATCGCCTGCAGCACAGGCCGGTCTGCCCCCAGGGCAAACCGACCCCCGCCGGGCGCATCCTGCAGAACATCTTCGTCAAGTTCTATGCCGGCGGCCTGCAGCCCTATCTGGCCCGGGTGCACCGGCGCGGCCAACGCTGGAGCGACAGCCTGCGCCGGCTCGGCGAGGCCCCCCAGATCCCGGCGGCCACGCGGGGCTACCTGCTCGACCTGGCGGGGGAGCGGGAATCGCTGTGGCAGGATTTCCAGCAGACCAACGACCGCCACATTCGCGCCTGGCAGCAGGCCCTGAAGAGCTGCGGCCTGGCGCCGGGTCAGGCGGGCTGGGAGGGCCAGGCCGCCAACAGCGACCAGTAG